CGAAAGTGGAGCGGGTCAGCAAAAGCCATCCGGCCCACGTCGAGGTCGAGATTGTCTATCGCCGCCCAGTGGCGATGGTGGAAGTGACCGGCGGTTTGCTTGCGGTCGATGGCGAAGGAGTCCTGTTGCCGAGCAACGATTTTTCGCCGCTGGAGGCCCGGGCCTACGCCCGAATCAGCGGCATCGAAAGCACCCCGCTCGGCATGATGGGTACGAAATGGGGCGACCCCGTGGTCGCCGGCGGCGCGCGGATCGCCGAAGCGCTGCAAACGATCTGGGGAGACCTCGGCCTGCGACGCATTCGCTGGGCGAAACCGGCCGCCGACAGCGACCCATCCGCGCCCGCCCTTTTTGAGTTGATCACCGCGGCGGGCAACGTCGTTCCCTGGGGCGCGCCGCCGGGCAGCGAATCGGCCGGCGAACCGACCGTTCAAGAAAAGCTCCTCCGGATCAAAGCGTACATCGCCCAACACGGCTCGCTCGATGACCCGATGGGTGGCCCCAAGGACCTCGATCTGCGCCGGCCGGATACGGCCCCGCGCACCGCCGCGCGGCCGAATTAGTGGAGCTACAATGCTGTCTTCATGTTTGGGTGCCATGCCCACGCGGGGCGGGGCGCCCTCTGGGCCCGCCAGCGGGTCGACGTGGGCATGGACGGTGTTGGCACATGGCCACTCAGAGCAGTGGCCATGGCACCCGTAAAACAAGTTAGAGCCTATCCGAGAACCGCCGGGGACTGTCCCCTTTTTGCGCAGTCCGCGGAGCAAAACGGGGACTGTCCCCTTTGCCCAGGTGGTTCTCGGATAGGCTCTTAGGAAGCTCGACTAGCGCGGAACATTGCAGTCCTCACGCGGAGCGTGGGGAGTACACGCGCCGACTTCGGGCAGACACAGCTCCTCGCGCATCACCGTCAGTCCGTCAGGCGCAATGATTCCCAATCTCACGCCCCCTTGCCCGACACGAACCACCGTGATCGAAATCTCCTCGCCAATCAGAATCCGCTCGCCGATTTTTCGAGATAGCACGAGCATGGCGATCGCCTCCTTGCTGGATTGAAGCCGTCGGGTCTGTCCCCTGCGCCCGCGGCCATCGCAAGCCAAACGGGAGCAATTCGCGGCAAATCGTCAGCTAGCATAGCAGTGCTAGCAGTGGGCGGCAATGTCAGTTTTTGCCCCCATAAGCGCGATTCGCCGCCGCTATCGAACCGCCGGCTGTGAACCGGTGTCCCTGCTCGGCGAGCAATTCTTCCAGCGCCGCCAGCAGCGCCAAGACGTTGCGTTGCCGCGAGCCGTGCCCCATCAGCCCGATTCGCCAGACTTTGCCTTTAAACTCGCCGAGTCCCCCGCCGATTTCAATTCCGAACCGCTCAAGCAGCCCGCGGCGAACCTGCGCGTCGTCGATCCCTTCGGGGATTCGGACGGCGTTGAGCATCGATAGCTGATGCCCTTCCTGCGCCGTGAAGCCGATCCCGATCGCCGCCAGCCCGGCCTTGAGCGCCGCGTGGTTCTGCGCGTGGCGTTTGAAGCACGCCTCTAAACCCTCTTCGAGCACCAGACAGAGCGCCTCGTACATCCCGTACGTCATGTTGATCGGCGCCGTGTGATGATAGACCCGTTCCTGTCCCCAGTATTGAGCCAAGAGCGTCACATCGAGATACCAGCTTTGCACTTTCGTTTTCC
The DNA window shown above is from Pirellulales bacterium and carries:
- a CDS encoding carbon storage regulator, whose amino-acid sequence is MLVLSRKIGERILIGEEISITVVRVGQGGVRLGIIAPDGLTVMREELCLPEVGACTPHAPREDCNVPR